The Doryrhamphus excisus isolate RoL2022-K1 chromosome 18, RoL_Dexc_1.0, whole genome shotgun sequence genome contains a region encoding:
- the slmapa gene encoding sarcolemma associated protein a isoform X6, which translates to MPSALAVFACRPNSHPFQERHVYLDEPVKIGRSVARCRPAQNNATFDCKVLSRNHAVVWFDHKTSKFYLQDTKSSNGTFINSQRLSRGSEESPPCEVLSGDIIQFGVDVTENTRKVTHGCIVSTIKLFLPDGMEARRRSDVIQAPLPLPVDKVAANTPSMYSQELFQLSQYLQEALHREQMLEQKLATLQRLLATTQEASENSWQALIDEDRLLSRLEVMGSQLQAYSKSQTEDGIRKELLALQDDKHNYETTAKESLRRVLQEKIEVVRKLSEVERSLSNTEDECTHLKEMSERSQEELRELANKYNAAVNEIKELTDKIKVAEGRQEELTQRGASEKRELELRIEEMEEKEQVLQARIEALQADNDFTNERLTALQAVKQLKEAVSSSIHKLANFDDAHLQNNQTAEDNILTSPGRRLGGNLMDAKESDMSDTLSPSKDRSSDDTSDGNMDDQELNEPLNRVALLKAELHRAGLEPGDTEQVIHHLHRELLEAQELANTGKQKCLELQALLEEERRSNSQQTDESTKQIQYLQTQLGKLQADMEALREQRENTICSTREELYSAQEEILVLRHAMEAATAERERDITALQEDLGGVRSELEHWRSTAAKYEEEIRRLQDTFTQQQQHNTSQLHVECVALHERCASLQQDCDGLRAERKTLMEKLHHLEDELCSTRAQSLALSSRLESLGKREEVLQDKLGSLENQHLQDASKLKSQLDQAQDRTHTLQREYEDTQSQLSDLRQRYERTEQEKINIHQELEQCRNSLKMLQDKNSSGGWSPWMPVIAVMVAVTAAIIYPNLSKSSSA; encoded by the exons ATGCCTTCAGCGCTGGCCGTGTTTGCCTGCCGACCCAACTCGCACCCATTCCAGGAGAGGCATGTGTACCTGGATGAGCCCGTCAAGATCGGCAGGTCGGTGGCTCGGTGTCGCCCGGCCCAGAACAATGCCACTTTTGACTGCAAGGTGCTGTCAAGGAATCACGCGGTGGTTTGGTTCGACCACAAAACCAGCAAG TTCTACCTGCAGGACACAAAAAGCAGCAATGGCACGTTCATCAACAGCCAGAGGTTGAGTCGCGGCTCAGAGGAGAGTCCACCGTGCGAGGTCCTCTCTGGAGACATCATTCAGTTTGGCGTCGATGTCACTGAGAACACACGCAAAG TGACACATGGCTGCATCGTGTCAACAATCAAACTGTTCCTGCCTGATGGGATGGAGGCACGCAGACGAAGCGA TGTCATCCAGGCTCCGCTGCCGCTGCCTGTAGACAAG gTTGCAGCCAACACTCCCAGTATGTATTCTCAGGAACTGTTCCAGCTTTCCCAGTATCTACAG GAGGCCTTACACAGAGAGCAAATGTTGGAGCAGAAGCTCGCCACTCTGCAGCGTCTGCTCGCTACCACTCAGGAGGCCTCGGAGAACAGCTGGCAG GCTCTGATTGATGAAGACCGTCTGCTGTCCAGATTGGAAGTGATGGGCAGTCAGCTGCAGGCTTACTCAAAG TCCCAAACCGAGGACGGCATTCGAAAAGAGCTTCTTGCTCTCCAGGATGACAAACACAACTATGAGACCACGGCCAAGGAGTCTCTCAGGAGAGTCCTGCAGGAGAAGATCGAGGTGGTCAGGAAGCTTTCAGAAGTGGAG CGCTCGCTTAGCAACACGGAAGACGAGTGCACACATCTGAAAGAAATGTCTGAGAGGAGCCAGGAGGAGCTGAGGGAGCTGGCCAACAAGTACAACGCTGCAGTCAATGAAATCAAGGAGCTCACCGACAAAATAAAG GTAGCGGAGGGCCGCCAAGAGGAGCTGACCCAGCGAGGGGCGTCTGAGAAGCGAGAGTTGGAGCTGCGGATCgaggagatggaggagaagGAGCAGGTTCTCCAAGCTCGCATCGAGGCTCTACAGGCCGACAACGATTTCACCAATGAGAGGCTCACAGCCCTGCAGG CAGTGAAACAGCTGAAGGAAGCAGTCAGTTCATCAATCCACAAACTAGCAAACTTTGATG aCGCTCACCTACAGAACAACCAGACGGCAGAAGACAACATTCTGACCAGCCCAGGCCGACGCTTAGGCG GAAATCTGATGGATGCCAAAGAATCGGATATGTCGGACACACTGAGTCCAAGCAAAGATCGTAGTAGTGACGATACATCAG ATGGCAACATGGATGACCAGGAGCTCAATGAACCCCTCAACAGAGTAGCTTTACTCAAAG CTGAGTTGCATCGGGCTGGCTTAGAACCTGGTGACACGGAGCAGGTCATCCATCACCTACACAGGGAGCTTCTGGAGGCCCAGGAACTTGCCAATACTGGCAAACAGAAATGTCTGGAACTTCAAG CTctgctggaggaggagaggaggagtaACTCTCAGCAGACTGATGAGTCGACCAAACAGATCCAGTACCTGCAGA ctcagCTCGGGAAGCTGCAAGCCGACATGGAGGCTCTTAGGGAGCAGAGGGAGAACACCATCTGTAGCACACGAGAGGAGCTGTACTCTGCCCAGGAGGAG ATTCTTGTCCTGCGGCACGCTATGGAAGCGGCCACTGCTGAGCGAGAGCGGGACATTACCGCTTTGCAGGAGGACCTGGGCGGTGTTCGGTCCGAGCTGGAGCACTGGAGGAGCACGGCCGCCAAGTACGAGGAGGAGATCCGTCGGCTGCAGGACACCTTCacgcagcagcaacagcacAACACCAGTCAGCTGCATG TGGAGTGTGTTGCACTGCATGAGCGGTGTGCGTCTTTGCAGCAGGACTGTGATGGCCTGAGAGCTGAGAGGAAGACTCTTATGGAAAAACTGCACCACCTGGAGGACGAACTGTGCAG TACTCGGGCACAGAGTCTAGCCCTCAGCAGCAGACTGGAGTCTCTGGGGAAGAGGGAGGAGGTTCTGCAGGACAAACTGGGTTCTCTGGAGAACCAGCACCTGCAGGACGCAAGCAAGCTTAAGAGCCAGCTGGACCAGGCCCAGGACCGCACACACACTCTGCAGAGAGAG tATGAAGACACACAATCGCAGCTGTCAGACCTTCGTCAGCGATATGAGAGAACGGAGCAGGAGAAGATAAACATCCACCAGGAGCTGGAGCAGTGTAGGAACAGCCTGAAAATGCTGCAGGATAAGAACAGCTCT
- the slmapa gene encoding sarcolemma associated protein a isoform X7, giving the protein MYSQELFQLSQYLQEALHREQMLEQKLATLQRLLATTQEASENSWQALIDEDRLLSRLEVMGSQLQAYSKSQTEDGIRKELLALQDDKHNYETTAKESLRRVLQEKIEVVRKLSEVERSLSNTEDECTHLKEMSERSQEELRELANKYNAAVNEIKELTDKIKVAEGRQEELTQRGASEKRELELRIEEMEEKEQVLQARIEALQADNDFTNERLTALQVRLEQLQEKSSKENNSLDEDLASCGALEESPEDDRSLRTPESPEEEEEEDDDEEDTDTDDGAVGEAADDNCHVNSGGDATRIQQLIECPPVKQLKEAVSSSIHKLANFDDAHLQNNQTAEDNILTSPGRRLGGNLMDAKESDMSDTLSPSKDRSSDDTSDGNMDDQELNEPLNRVALLKAELHRAGLEPGDTEQVIHHLHRELLEAQELANTGKQKCLELQALLEEERRSNSQQTDESTKQIQYLQTQLGKLQADMEALREQRENTICSTREELYSAQEEILVLRHAMEAATAERERDITALQEDLGGVRSELEHWRSTAAKYEEEIRRLQDTFTQQQQHNTSQLHVECVALHERCASLQQDCDGLRAERKTLMEKLHHLEDELCSTRAQSLALSSRLESLGKREEVLQDKLGSLENQHLQDASKLKSQLDQAQDRTHTLQREYEDTQSQLSDLRQRYERTEQEKINIHQELEQCRNSLKMLQDKNSSGGWSPWMPVIAVMVAVTAAIIYPNLSKSSSA; this is encoded by the exons ATGTATTCTCAGGAACTGTTCCAGCTTTCCCAGTATCTACAG GAGGCCTTACACAGAGAGCAAATGTTGGAGCAGAAGCTCGCCACTCTGCAGCGTCTGCTCGCTACCACTCAGGAGGCCTCGGAGAACAGCTGGCAG GCTCTGATTGATGAAGACCGTCTGCTGTCCAGATTGGAAGTGATGGGCAGTCAGCTGCAGGCTTACTCAAAG TCCCAAACCGAGGACGGCATTCGAAAAGAGCTTCTTGCTCTCCAGGATGACAAACACAACTATGAGACCACGGCCAAGGAGTCTCTCAGGAGAGTCCTGCAGGAGAAGATCGAGGTGGTCAGGAAGCTTTCAGAAGTGGAG CGCTCGCTTAGCAACACGGAAGACGAGTGCACACATCTGAAAGAAATGTCTGAGAGGAGCCAGGAGGAGCTGAGGGAGCTGGCCAACAAGTACAACGCTGCAGTCAATGAAATCAAGGAGCTCACCGACAAAATAAAG GTAGCGGAGGGCCGCCAAGAGGAGCTGACCCAGCGAGGGGCGTCTGAGAAGCGAGAGTTGGAGCTGCGGATCgaggagatggaggagaagGAGCAGGTTCTCCAAGCTCGCATCGAGGCTCTACAGGCCGACAACGATTTCACCAATGAGAGGCTCACAGCCCTGCAGG TGCGTTTAGAACAGCTACAAGAGAAAAGCAGTAAGGAAAACAACAGTCTAG ATGAGGACTTAGCCTCCTGTGGAGCGCTAGAGGAGTCTCCAGAGGACGATCGGAGCCTGCGGACACCCGAGAGCcccgaggaagaggaagaagaagatgatgatgaggaggataCAGACACAGACGATGGTGCAGTCGGTGAAGCTGCAGATG ACAACTGTCACGTTAACAGCGGAGGAGACGCCACTCGAATCCAACAGTTGATTGAGTGTCCGC CAGTGAAACAGCTGAAGGAAGCAGTCAGTTCATCAATCCACAAACTAGCAAACTTTGATG aCGCTCACCTACAGAACAACCAGACGGCAGAAGACAACATTCTGACCAGCCCAGGCCGACGCTTAGGCG GAAATCTGATGGATGCCAAAGAATCGGATATGTCGGACACACTGAGTCCAAGCAAAGATCGTAGTAGTGACGATACATCAG ATGGCAACATGGATGACCAGGAGCTCAATGAACCCCTCAACAGAGTAGCTTTACTCAAAG CTGAGTTGCATCGGGCTGGCTTAGAACCTGGTGACACGGAGCAGGTCATCCATCACCTACACAGGGAGCTTCTGGAGGCCCAGGAACTTGCCAATACTGGCAAACAGAAATGTCTGGAACTTCAAG CTctgctggaggaggagaggaggagtaACTCTCAGCAGACTGATGAGTCGACCAAACAGATCCAGTACCTGCAGA ctcagCTCGGGAAGCTGCAAGCCGACATGGAGGCTCTTAGGGAGCAGAGGGAGAACACCATCTGTAGCACACGAGAGGAGCTGTACTCTGCCCAGGAGGAG ATTCTTGTCCTGCGGCACGCTATGGAAGCGGCCACTGCTGAGCGAGAGCGGGACATTACCGCTTTGCAGGAGGACCTGGGCGGTGTTCGGTCCGAGCTGGAGCACTGGAGGAGCACGGCCGCCAAGTACGAGGAGGAGATCCGTCGGCTGCAGGACACCTTCacgcagcagcaacagcacAACACCAGTCAGCTGCATG TGGAGTGTGTTGCACTGCATGAGCGGTGTGCGTCTTTGCAGCAGGACTGTGATGGCCTGAGAGCTGAGAGGAAGACTCTTATGGAAAAACTGCACCACCTGGAGGACGAACTGTGCAG TACTCGGGCACAGAGTCTAGCCCTCAGCAGCAGACTGGAGTCTCTGGGGAAGAGGGAGGAGGTTCTGCAGGACAAACTGGGTTCTCTGGAGAACCAGCACCTGCAGGACGCAAGCAAGCTTAAGAGCCAGCTGGACCAGGCCCAGGACCGCACACACACTCTGCAGAGAGAG tATGAAGACACACAATCGCAGCTGTCAGACCTTCGTCAGCGATATGAGAGAACGGAGCAGGAGAAGATAAACATCCACCAGGAGCTGGAGCAGTGTAGGAACAGCCTGAAAATGCTGCAGGATAAGAACAGCTCT
- the slmapa gene encoding sarcolemma associated protein a isoform X5, producing the protein MCLCVLLTSFYLQDTKSSNGTFINSQRLSRGSEESPPCEVLSGDIIQFGVDVTENTRKVTHGCIVSTIKLFLPDGMEARRRSDVIQAPLPLPVDKVAANTPSMYSQELFQLSQYLQEALHREQMLEQKLATLQRLLATTQEASENSWQALIDEDRLLSRLEVMGSQLQAYSKSQTEDGIRKELLALQDDKHNYETTAKESLRRVLQEKIEVVRKLSEVERSLSNTEDECTHLKEMSERSQEELRELANKYNAAVNEIKELTDKIKVAEGRQEELTQRGASEKRELELRIEEMEEKEQVLQARIEALQADNDFTNERLTALQVRLEQLQEKSSKENNSLDEDLASCGALEESPEDDRSLRTPESPEEEEEEDDDEEDTDTDDGAVGEAADDNCHVNSGGDATRIQQLIECPPVKQLKEAVSSSIHKLANFDDAHLQNNQTAEDNILTSPGRRLGGNLMDAKESDMSDTLSPSKDRSSDDTSDGNMDDQELNEPLNRVALLKAELHRAGLEPGDTEQVIHHLHRELLEAQELANTGKQKCLELQALLEEERRSNSQQTDESTKQIQYLQTQLGKLQADMEALREQRENTICSTREELYSAQEEILVLRHAMEAATAERERDITALQEDLGGVRSELEHWRSTAAKYEEEIRRLQDTFTQQQQHNTSQLHVECVALHERCASLQQDCDGLRAERKTLMEKLHHLEDELCSTRAQSLALSSRLESLGKREEVLQDKLGSLENQHLQDASKLKSQLDQAQDRTHTLQREYEDTQSQLSDLRQRYERTEQEKINIHQELEQCRNSLKMLQDKNSSGGWSPWMPVIAVMVAVTAAIIYPNLSKSSSA; encoded by the exons ATGTGTCTTTGCGTTTTGCTGACCTCT TTCTACCTGCAGGACACAAAAAGCAGCAATGGCACGTTCATCAACAGCCAGAGGTTGAGTCGCGGCTCAGAGGAGAGTCCACCGTGCGAGGTCCTCTCTGGAGACATCATTCAGTTTGGCGTCGATGTCACTGAGAACACACGCAAAG TGACACATGGCTGCATCGTGTCAACAATCAAACTGTTCCTGCCTGATGGGATGGAGGCACGCAGACGAAGCGA TGTCATCCAGGCTCCGCTGCCGCTGCCTGTAGACAAG gTTGCAGCCAACACTCCCAGTATGTATTCTCAGGAACTGTTCCAGCTTTCCCAGTATCTACAG GAGGCCTTACACAGAGAGCAAATGTTGGAGCAGAAGCTCGCCACTCTGCAGCGTCTGCTCGCTACCACTCAGGAGGCCTCGGAGAACAGCTGGCAG GCTCTGATTGATGAAGACCGTCTGCTGTCCAGATTGGAAGTGATGGGCAGTCAGCTGCAGGCTTACTCAAAG TCCCAAACCGAGGACGGCATTCGAAAAGAGCTTCTTGCTCTCCAGGATGACAAACACAACTATGAGACCACGGCCAAGGAGTCTCTCAGGAGAGTCCTGCAGGAGAAGATCGAGGTGGTCAGGAAGCTTTCAGAAGTGGAG CGCTCGCTTAGCAACACGGAAGACGAGTGCACACATCTGAAAGAAATGTCTGAGAGGAGCCAGGAGGAGCTGAGGGAGCTGGCCAACAAGTACAACGCTGCAGTCAATGAAATCAAGGAGCTCACCGACAAAATAAAG GTAGCGGAGGGCCGCCAAGAGGAGCTGACCCAGCGAGGGGCGTCTGAGAAGCGAGAGTTGGAGCTGCGGATCgaggagatggaggagaagGAGCAGGTTCTCCAAGCTCGCATCGAGGCTCTACAGGCCGACAACGATTTCACCAATGAGAGGCTCACAGCCCTGCAGG TGCGTTTAGAACAGCTACAAGAGAAAAGCAGTAAGGAAAACAACAGTCTAG ATGAGGACTTAGCCTCCTGTGGAGCGCTAGAGGAGTCTCCAGAGGACGATCGGAGCCTGCGGACACCCGAGAGCcccgaggaagaggaagaagaagatgatgatgaggaggataCAGACACAGACGATGGTGCAGTCGGTGAAGCTGCAGATG ACAACTGTCACGTTAACAGCGGAGGAGACGCCACTCGAATCCAACAGTTGATTGAGTGTCCGC CAGTGAAACAGCTGAAGGAAGCAGTCAGTTCATCAATCCACAAACTAGCAAACTTTGATG aCGCTCACCTACAGAACAACCAGACGGCAGAAGACAACATTCTGACCAGCCCAGGCCGACGCTTAGGCG GAAATCTGATGGATGCCAAAGAATCGGATATGTCGGACACACTGAGTCCAAGCAAAGATCGTAGTAGTGACGATACATCAG ATGGCAACATGGATGACCAGGAGCTCAATGAACCCCTCAACAGAGTAGCTTTACTCAAAG CTGAGTTGCATCGGGCTGGCTTAGAACCTGGTGACACGGAGCAGGTCATCCATCACCTACACAGGGAGCTTCTGGAGGCCCAGGAACTTGCCAATACTGGCAAACAGAAATGTCTGGAACTTCAAG CTctgctggaggaggagaggaggagtaACTCTCAGCAGACTGATGAGTCGACCAAACAGATCCAGTACCTGCAGA ctcagCTCGGGAAGCTGCAAGCCGACATGGAGGCTCTTAGGGAGCAGAGGGAGAACACCATCTGTAGCACACGAGAGGAGCTGTACTCTGCCCAGGAGGAG ATTCTTGTCCTGCGGCACGCTATGGAAGCGGCCACTGCTGAGCGAGAGCGGGACATTACCGCTTTGCAGGAGGACCTGGGCGGTGTTCGGTCCGAGCTGGAGCACTGGAGGAGCACGGCCGCCAAGTACGAGGAGGAGATCCGTCGGCTGCAGGACACCTTCacgcagcagcaacagcacAACACCAGTCAGCTGCATG TGGAGTGTGTTGCACTGCATGAGCGGTGTGCGTCTTTGCAGCAGGACTGTGATGGCCTGAGAGCTGAGAGGAAGACTCTTATGGAAAAACTGCACCACCTGGAGGACGAACTGTGCAG TACTCGGGCACAGAGTCTAGCCCTCAGCAGCAGACTGGAGTCTCTGGGGAAGAGGGAGGAGGTTCTGCAGGACAAACTGGGTTCTCTGGAGAACCAGCACCTGCAGGACGCAAGCAAGCTTAAGAGCCAGCTGGACCAGGCCCAGGACCGCACACACACTCTGCAGAGAGAG tATGAAGACACACAATCGCAGCTGTCAGACCTTCGTCAGCGATATGAGAGAACGGAGCAGGAGAAGATAAACATCCACCAGGAGCTGGAGCAGTGTAGGAACAGCCTGAAAATGCTGCAGGATAAGAACAGCTCT
- the slmapa gene encoding sarcolemma associated protein a isoform X2, whose product MPSALAVFACRPNSHPFQERHVYLDEPVKIGRSVARCRPAQNNATFDCKVLSRNHAVVWFDHKTSKFYLQDTKSSNGTFINSQRLSRGSEESPPCEVLSGDIIQFGVDVTENTRKVTHGCIVSTIKLFLPDGMEARRRSDVIQAPLPLPVDKVAANTPSMYSQELFQLSQYLQEALHREQMLEQKLATLQRLLATTQEASENSWQALIDEDRLLSRLEVMGSQLQAYSKSQTEDGIRKELLALQDDKHNYETTAKESLRRVLQEKIEVVRKLSEVERSLSNTEDECTHLKEMSERSQEELRELANKYNAAVNEIKELTDKIKVAEGRQEELTQRGASEKRELELRIEEMEEKEQVLQARIEALQADNDFTNERLTALQVRLEQLQEKSSKENNSLDEDLASCGALEESPEDDRSLRTPESPEEEEEEDDDEEDTDTDDGAVGEAADDNCHVNSGGDATRIQQLIECPPVKQLKEAVSSSIHKLANFDDAHLQNNQTAEDNILTSPGRRLGGNLMDAKESDMSDTLSPSKDRSSDDTSDGNMDDQELNEPLNRVALLKAELHRAGLEPGDTEQVIHHLHRELLEAQELANTGKQKCLELQALLEEERRSNSQQTDESTKQIQYLQTQLGKLQADMEALREQRENTICSTREELYSAQEEILVLRHAMEAATAERERDITALQEDLGGVRSELEHWRSTAAKYEEEIRRLQDTFTQQQQHNTSQLHVECVALHERCASLQQDCDGLRAERKTLMEKLHHLEDELCSTRAQSLALSSRLESLGKREEVLQDKLGSLENQHLQDASKLKSQLDQAQDRTHTLQREYEDTQSQLSDLRQRYERTEQEKINIHQELEQCRNSLKMLQDKNSSPSILQPVQAIFMGLVLALLYWCFGQLW is encoded by the exons ATGCCTTCAGCGCTGGCCGTGTTTGCCTGCCGACCCAACTCGCACCCATTCCAGGAGAGGCATGTGTACCTGGATGAGCCCGTCAAGATCGGCAGGTCGGTGGCTCGGTGTCGCCCGGCCCAGAACAATGCCACTTTTGACTGCAAGGTGCTGTCAAGGAATCACGCGGTGGTTTGGTTCGACCACAAAACCAGCAAG TTCTACCTGCAGGACACAAAAAGCAGCAATGGCACGTTCATCAACAGCCAGAGGTTGAGTCGCGGCTCAGAGGAGAGTCCACCGTGCGAGGTCCTCTCTGGAGACATCATTCAGTTTGGCGTCGATGTCACTGAGAACACACGCAAAG TGACACATGGCTGCATCGTGTCAACAATCAAACTGTTCCTGCCTGATGGGATGGAGGCACGCAGACGAAGCGA TGTCATCCAGGCTCCGCTGCCGCTGCCTGTAGACAAG gTTGCAGCCAACACTCCCAGTATGTATTCTCAGGAACTGTTCCAGCTTTCCCAGTATCTACAG GAGGCCTTACACAGAGAGCAAATGTTGGAGCAGAAGCTCGCCACTCTGCAGCGTCTGCTCGCTACCACTCAGGAGGCCTCGGAGAACAGCTGGCAG GCTCTGATTGATGAAGACCGTCTGCTGTCCAGATTGGAAGTGATGGGCAGTCAGCTGCAGGCTTACTCAAAG TCCCAAACCGAGGACGGCATTCGAAAAGAGCTTCTTGCTCTCCAGGATGACAAACACAACTATGAGACCACGGCCAAGGAGTCTCTCAGGAGAGTCCTGCAGGAGAAGATCGAGGTGGTCAGGAAGCTTTCAGAAGTGGAG CGCTCGCTTAGCAACACGGAAGACGAGTGCACACATCTGAAAGAAATGTCTGAGAGGAGCCAGGAGGAGCTGAGGGAGCTGGCCAACAAGTACAACGCTGCAGTCAATGAAATCAAGGAGCTCACCGACAAAATAAAG GTAGCGGAGGGCCGCCAAGAGGAGCTGACCCAGCGAGGGGCGTCTGAGAAGCGAGAGTTGGAGCTGCGGATCgaggagatggaggagaagGAGCAGGTTCTCCAAGCTCGCATCGAGGCTCTACAGGCCGACAACGATTTCACCAATGAGAGGCTCACAGCCCTGCAGG TGCGTTTAGAACAGCTACAAGAGAAAAGCAGTAAGGAAAACAACAGTCTAG ATGAGGACTTAGCCTCCTGTGGAGCGCTAGAGGAGTCTCCAGAGGACGATCGGAGCCTGCGGACACCCGAGAGCcccgaggaagaggaagaagaagatgatgatgaggaggataCAGACACAGACGATGGTGCAGTCGGTGAAGCTGCAGATG ACAACTGTCACGTTAACAGCGGAGGAGACGCCACTCGAATCCAACAGTTGATTGAGTGTCCGC CAGTGAAACAGCTGAAGGAAGCAGTCAGTTCATCAATCCACAAACTAGCAAACTTTGATG aCGCTCACCTACAGAACAACCAGACGGCAGAAGACAACATTCTGACCAGCCCAGGCCGACGCTTAGGCG GAAATCTGATGGATGCCAAAGAATCGGATATGTCGGACACACTGAGTCCAAGCAAAGATCGTAGTAGTGACGATACATCAG ATGGCAACATGGATGACCAGGAGCTCAATGAACCCCTCAACAGAGTAGCTTTACTCAAAG CTGAGTTGCATCGGGCTGGCTTAGAACCTGGTGACACGGAGCAGGTCATCCATCACCTACACAGGGAGCTTCTGGAGGCCCAGGAACTTGCCAATACTGGCAAACAGAAATGTCTGGAACTTCAAG CTctgctggaggaggagaggaggagtaACTCTCAGCAGACTGATGAGTCGACCAAACAGATCCAGTACCTGCAGA ctcagCTCGGGAAGCTGCAAGCCGACATGGAGGCTCTTAGGGAGCAGAGGGAGAACACCATCTGTAGCACACGAGAGGAGCTGTACTCTGCCCAGGAGGAG ATTCTTGTCCTGCGGCACGCTATGGAAGCGGCCACTGCTGAGCGAGAGCGGGACATTACCGCTTTGCAGGAGGACCTGGGCGGTGTTCGGTCCGAGCTGGAGCACTGGAGGAGCACGGCCGCCAAGTACGAGGAGGAGATCCGTCGGCTGCAGGACACCTTCacgcagcagcaacagcacAACACCAGTCAGCTGCATG TGGAGTGTGTTGCACTGCATGAGCGGTGTGCGTCTTTGCAGCAGGACTGTGATGGCCTGAGAGCTGAGAGGAAGACTCTTATGGAAAAACTGCACCACCTGGAGGACGAACTGTGCAG TACTCGGGCACAGAGTCTAGCCCTCAGCAGCAGACTGGAGTCTCTGGGGAAGAGGGAGGAGGTTCTGCAGGACAAACTGGGTTCTCTGGAGAACCAGCACCTGCAGGACGCAAGCAAGCTTAAGAGCCAGCTGGACCAGGCCCAGGACCGCACACACACTCTGCAGAGAGAG tATGAAGACACACAATCGCAGCTGTCAGACCTTCGTCAGCGATATGAGAGAACGGAGCAGGAGAAGATAAACATCCACCAGGAGCTGGAGCAGTGTAGGAACAGCCTGAAAATGCTGCAGGATAAGAACAGCTCT CCATCCATACTGCAGCCTGTCCAAGCCATATTCATGGGTCTTGTCCTGGCTCTGCTCTACTGGTGTTTCGGCCAGTTGTGGTAG